In Sulfurisphaera javensis, a single genomic region encodes these proteins:
- the carA gene encoding glutamine-hydrolyzing carbamoyl-phosphate synthase small subunit yields MIYCKRGYKGYLYLEDGTLIEGCGFGARTIRAGEVVFTTSMNGYPESLTDPSYRGQILVITHPLVGNYGVPEKQRVEGILTNFESEEIQVEGLVVAEETDPFKWNSSKSLHEWLASEGIPGISDVDTRSIVKKVRSHGVMMGVIASGYELEDPRKYLEKKYDEIDFTQFTSPKAPIVHLGNSGETIVLVDCGIKHGILYQLHLRGFTIVRVPCKFTADKIMDYYPKGIVFGNGPGNPNLLQDVIKNFKDLTEYKIPILGICLGHQVATLALGGKVKKMKFGHRAINKPVIDVTTNKCYITTHNHGYGILSKEDLPQNTKLWFYNPDDSTIEGWMHEKLPIITTQFHPEARPGPWDVTWVFDKFKKMVSRNA; encoded by the coding sequence ATGATATATTGTAAGAGAGGTTACAAAGGTTACTTATACCTTGAGGACGGTACACTAATTGAAGGTTGTGGTTTTGGTGCTAGGACAATTAGGGCTGGAGAAGTGGTATTCACAACGTCAATGAATGGTTATCCAGAGAGCTTAACTGATCCTTCATATAGAGGGCAAATTTTAGTAATAACCCATCCATTAGTAGGAAACTATGGAGTACCAGAGAAACAAAGAGTAGAAGGAATATTAACTAACTTTGAATCTGAAGAAATTCAAGTGGAGGGACTAGTTGTTGCTGAAGAAACTGATCCATTTAAATGGAACTCATCTAAGAGCCTGCATGAATGGTTAGCTAGTGAAGGAATTCCTGGAATTTCTGATGTAGATACAAGAAGTATTGTAAAAAAAGTAAGAAGCCATGGAGTTATGATGGGAGTTATTGCTTCCGGATATGAGTTAGAAGATCCTAGAAAATATCTAGAGAAGAAATATGACGAAATAGATTTTACACAATTTACCTCACCTAAAGCTCCGATTGTACATTTAGGAAATAGCGGAGAAACGATAGTTTTAGTAGATTGTGGTATAAAGCATGGTATACTTTACCAGCTACACTTAAGAGGATTTACAATAGTTAGAGTACCTTGTAAGTTTACTGCTGACAAGATTATGGATTATTATCCAAAGGGGATCGTATTTGGTAATGGTCCAGGCAATCCTAATTTATTACAAGATGTCATAAAGAATTTCAAGGACTTAACTGAATATAAAATCCCTATACTTGGTATTTGTTTAGGTCATCAAGTTGCAACGTTAGCTTTAGGAGGTAAAGTAAAGAAGATGAAATTCGGGCATAGAGCTATAAACAAACCAGTGATAGATGTAACAACAAACAAGTGTTACATTACAACACATAATCACGGTTATGGAATACTTTCTAAGGAAGATTTACCTCAAAATACAAAGCTTTGGTTTTATAATCCAGATGATAGCACAATAGAGGGCTGGATGCACGAGAAATTACCTATAATTACCACTCAATTCCATCCAGAAGCAAGACCTGGACCTTGGGATGTTACTTGGGTATTCGATAAATTTAAGAAAATGGTGAGTCGAAATGCGTGA
- a CDS encoding ribbon-helix-helix domain-containing protein, protein MKKVVSVRLREEIVATIDEYSKKMSFQNRTDFLKKALEFYMKKRMSEG, encoded by the coding sequence ATGAAAAAGGTTGTTAGTGTTAGGCTTAGGGAAGAAATTGTTGCAACTATTGATGAATATAGTAAAAAAATGAGTTTTCAAAATAGAACTGATTTTCTTAAAAAAGCTCTAGAATTTTATATGAAGAAAAGAATGAGCGAGGGCTAA
- a CDS encoding argininosuccinate synthase: MKIVLAYSGGLDTTVAIRWLKETFNANVITVTVDVGQKDNFEDIEKRAYIAGALKHYTIDAKKEFAENFISYAIKMNALYEDVYPLSTALARPLIAQKVVEIAKKENAEYIAHGSTSKGNDQVRFDLAVKALYPEAKIIAPARIWNMTREKEIEFAKERGIPIKTESSKYSIDENLWGRSIEGDDISDPSKEVPEDAFEWTKKRNSGKLTLSIEFNQGIPVSVNNEKVDLVKLIQLLNDLVGSYGFGRVEHLENRVVGFKSREVYEVPAALVLINSHKDLEKTVYSPLELRFKKMIDAQWSDLVYQGLWFEPLRETLQLAGDNLNKWVSGEVKVEIEGNGMRILGRSSKYSPFSEKVASYNKGWYPTDEMARGFIEIYGMHSLLTRQVRE; this comes from the coding sequence ATGAAAATAGTTCTTGCATACTCTGGTGGGTTAGACACAACGGTAGCAATAAGATGGCTAAAGGAAACCTTTAACGCTAACGTTATCACAGTTACTGTAGATGTAGGGCAAAAAGATAATTTTGAAGATATAGAAAAAAGAGCATATATTGCTGGTGCATTAAAACATTATACAATTGATGCAAAAAAGGAATTTGCTGAGAATTTCATTTCGTATGCAATTAAAATGAATGCATTATATGAAGATGTATATCCGTTGTCAACAGCATTAGCAAGACCATTAATAGCCCAAAAAGTAGTAGAAATAGCAAAGAAGGAGAACGCTGAGTACATAGCTCATGGTTCAACATCTAAGGGAAATGATCAAGTAAGATTTGACTTAGCTGTTAAAGCTCTATATCCAGAAGCAAAAATAATTGCGCCAGCAAGAATATGGAATATGACTAGAGAAAAAGAGATAGAATTTGCTAAAGAAAGAGGTATTCCGATAAAAACAGAAAGCAGTAAATATAGTATAGATGAAAACTTATGGGGAAGAAGCATTGAAGGAGACGATATATCAGATCCTTCAAAAGAAGTTCCTGAAGATGCTTTTGAGTGGACTAAAAAGAGAAATTCCGGTAAATTAACATTAAGCATAGAATTTAATCAAGGAATTCCTGTTTCAGTAAATAATGAAAAAGTAGACTTAGTTAAACTTATTCAATTATTGAATGATTTAGTTGGTTCGTATGGTTTTGGTAGGGTAGAACATTTAGAAAATAGAGTTGTTGGATTTAAATCGAGAGAAGTATATGAAGTTCCTGCAGCTTTAGTCTTGATAAATTCACATAAAGACTTAGAGAAGACTGTGTATTCCCCGTTAGAATTAAGGTTTAAGAAAATGATTGATGCGCAATGGTCAGATTTGGTTTATCAAGGCTTATGGTTTGAGCCATTGAGAGAGACGTTGCAATTAGCTGGAGATAATTTAAACAAATGGGTAAGTGGCGAAGTTAAAGTTGAGATTGAAGGAAATGGAATGAGAATACTAGGAAGAAGTTCAAAGTACTCTCCATTCTCAGAAAAAGTAGCAAGTTATAATAAGGGTTGGTATCCTACAGACGAAATGGCAAGAGGATTTATTGAAATTTATGGTATGCATTCATTGCTTACAAGACAGGTGAGAGAGTAG
- the carB gene encoding carbamoyl-phosphate synthase (glutamine-hydrolyzing) large subunit, giving the protein MRESVKKVLVVGSGPIKIAEAAEFDYSGSQALKALKEEGIETVLVNSNVATVQTSKKFADRLYMIPVTWWAVEKVIEKERPDGIMVGFGGQTALNVGVDLYKRGVLQKYGVKVLGTPIEGIERALSREKFRETMIKVGLPVPPSLSARSEEEALQKARQIGYPVMVRVSFNLGGRGSIVAWNEEELKRDIGRALSQSYIHEVLIEKYLHHWIELEYEVMRDRYGNSAVIACIENLDPMGVHTGESTVISPCQTLDNKEFQDMRFMSMDVAKSIDLIGECNVQFALDPKGYNYYVIETNPRMSRSSALASKATGYPLAYVSAKLALGYSLYEVLNKVSGSTCACFEPSLDYVVIKIPRWDLAKFENVEISLASEMKSVGEVMSIGRSFEEAIQKAIRMLDIGEPGIVGGKIYFSRMTKEEALKHLKERRPYWFLYAAKAFKEGASIDEVYNVTGVNKFFLNKIKNLVEFYEGLIKQKEIDKDTLLKAKRLGFSDLQIAKAVGKKENEIREMREQFGIEPRVKQIDTLAGEWPAVTNYLYVTYNGSEDDIEFSSTGNKLLIIGAGGFRIGVSVEFDWGVVSLLDSSLKYFNDVAILNYNPETVSTDWDVARKLYFDEISVERVLDLIKKEKFTYVATFTGGQIGNNISKKLEEEGVRLLGTSGKSVDTAEDREKFSKLLDKLGIKQPEWISARSLEEVKEFVNRVGYPVLIRPSYVLSGAAMKIVNNDLELMEYLKRATEVSPEHPVVISKYLNDAIEAEIDAAADGKGVYGVILEHVEEAGVHSGDATMSIPYRKMSVATVEKMKENVHSIVRELEIKGPFNVQFVVKNNEPYIIELNLRASRSMPFSSKVVGKNIISLALDGILNGFNTDEFVELKSKVWGVKSPQFSWAQLKGAYPFLGPEMRSTGEAASLGIDFYDALLKSWLSSSPNRLPNKGGIALVYGKTNIDYLKIAAKNLMEYGLTVYTLSDASIGIEEKSVKETIDLIRDRKVEILVTDGYLKHIDYEVRRIAVDYNIPIILNGRLGAEVTRAFSYPNITYYEISEYGAGI; this is encoded by the coding sequence ATGCGTGAATCTGTAAAGAAAGTACTAGTTGTAGGTTCTGGTCCAATAAAAATAGCTGAGGCAGCTGAGTTTGACTATTCTGGAAGTCAGGCATTAAAGGCATTAAAAGAGGAAGGAATAGAAACAGTATTAGTAAACTCTAATGTAGCTACTGTACAAACTAGTAAAAAATTTGCTGATAGGTTATATATGATCCCCGTAACGTGGTGGGCCGTTGAAAAGGTTATAGAAAAAGAAAGACCGGATGGGATAATGGTAGGATTTGGAGGCCAGACAGCATTAAACGTTGGTGTAGACTTGTATAAGAGAGGTGTTCTTCAGAAGTATGGTGTAAAAGTCTTAGGAACTCCTATTGAAGGTATTGAAAGAGCTTTAAGTAGAGAAAAATTCAGGGAGACAATGATTAAAGTTGGTTTACCAGTTCCACCAAGTCTTTCTGCCAGAAGTGAAGAGGAAGCATTACAAAAAGCCAGACAAATAGGATATCCAGTAATGGTAAGAGTCAGCTTTAATTTAGGTGGTAGAGGTTCTATAGTTGCGTGGAATGAAGAAGAATTAAAAAGAGATATAGGTAGAGCTTTGAGCCAAAGTTATATTCATGAGGTTCTTATTGAAAAATATCTCCATCACTGGATCGAATTAGAATATGAGGTAATGAGGGATAGATACGGGAATTCTGCTGTAATTGCATGTATTGAAAACTTAGATCCAATGGGTGTTCATACTGGCGAATCTACAGTTATTTCACCTTGTCAGACTTTAGACAATAAGGAATTTCAGGATATGAGATTTATGTCAATGGATGTAGCGAAGTCAATAGATTTAATCGGTGAATGTAATGTACAATTTGCACTAGATCCTAAAGGTTACAATTACTACGTGATTGAAACAAATCCGAGAATGTCAAGATCTAGTGCCTTAGCAAGTAAGGCAACTGGTTATCCTTTAGCTTATGTCTCAGCAAAGTTGGCTTTAGGCTATAGTCTATATGAAGTATTAAATAAGGTGTCTGGATCAACTTGCGCTTGCTTTGAGCCTAGCTTAGATTATGTAGTAATAAAAATACCAAGGTGGGATTTAGCAAAGTTCGAAAACGTCGAAATAAGTCTAGCTTCAGAAATGAAGAGTGTAGGAGAAGTTATGAGCATTGGAAGATCATTCGAAGAAGCTATACAAAAGGCTATAAGAATGCTTGATATTGGTGAGCCTGGAATAGTTGGAGGAAAAATATACTTCTCTAGGATGACTAAAGAGGAAGCATTAAAACATCTTAAAGAGAGAAGACCATACTGGTTTCTCTATGCTGCTAAAGCGTTTAAAGAAGGTGCAAGTATAGATGAAGTTTACAATGTTACTGGAGTAAATAAGTTCTTCCTTAACAAGATAAAGAATTTAGTTGAGTTCTATGAAGGTTTGATTAAACAAAAAGAGATAGATAAAGATACATTACTAAAGGCTAAAAGACTTGGGTTTAGTGATTTACAAATAGCTAAAGCAGTTGGTAAGAAAGAAAATGAAATTAGGGAAATGAGAGAACAATTTGGAATAGAACCAAGAGTAAAACAAATAGACACTCTAGCTGGAGAATGGCCTGCAGTCACTAACTATCTTTATGTAACTTATAACGGGAGCGAAGATGATATAGAGTTTTCTAGTACTGGAAATAAATTACTTATAATAGGTGCTGGTGGATTTAGAATCGGAGTATCTGTTGAATTTGATTGGGGTGTCGTATCTTTACTTGACAGTTCCTTAAAGTACTTTAATGACGTTGCTATTCTTAACTATAATCCAGAAACTGTATCTACAGATTGGGATGTTGCCAGAAAATTATATTTTGATGAAATTTCTGTAGAGAGAGTATTAGATCTAATTAAAAAGGAAAAGTTTACTTATGTTGCGACATTTACTGGAGGTCAAATAGGTAACAATATATCTAAAAAACTAGAGGAAGAAGGAGTAAGATTATTAGGTACTTCTGGAAAAAGTGTTGATACAGCAGAAGATAGAGAGAAATTCTCTAAGTTACTCGATAAATTAGGTATAAAACAACCAGAGTGGATATCAGCTAGATCATTAGAGGAAGTAAAGGAGTTTGTTAATAGGGTCGGATATCCTGTTCTCATTAGACCAAGTTACGTATTGAGTGGAGCCGCAATGAAGATCGTGAATAATGACCTTGAGTTAATGGAATATCTAAAGAGAGCTACTGAGGTATCCCCAGAACATCCTGTAGTGATTTCAAAATATTTAAATGATGCAATAGAGGCTGAAATAGATGCGGCTGCGGATGGTAAAGGAGTTTATGGTGTAATATTAGAACATGTGGAAGAGGCTGGTGTACATAGTGGAGACGCTACTATGTCTATACCTTATAGAAAAATGTCAGTAGCTACAGTGGAAAAAATGAAAGAAAATGTTCACTCAATAGTTAGAGAATTAGAAATAAAAGGGCCATTTAACGTTCAATTCGTAGTTAAAAACAATGAGCCTTATATTATAGAACTAAATCTAAGAGCAAGCAGATCTATGCCATTTAGTAGCAAAGTAGTTGGTAAAAACATAATCTCGTTAGCCCTTGATGGAATATTAAACGGATTTAATACAGATGAATTTGTTGAGTTAAAATCTAAGGTATGGGGTGTAAAATCACCTCAATTCTCATGGGCACAATTAAAGGGGGCATACCCATTCCTAGGACCAGAGATGAGAAGTACTGGAGAAGCTGCATCATTAGGTATAGATTTTTATGATGCTTTGTTAAAGAGTTGGTTATCATCTAGTCCAAATAGATTACCAAACAAAGGCGGAATTGCCTTAGTTTATGGGAAAACAAACATAGACTATCTTAAAATAGCTGCAAAGAACTTAATGGAATATGGTTTAACAGTATATACTTTATCAGATGCAAGTATAGGAATTGAAGAGAAGAGTGTTAAAGAAACAATAGATCTAATCAGAGACAGAAAAGTTGAAATTCTAGTAACCGATGGTTATCTTAAACATATAGATTATGAGGTGAGGCGTATTGCCGTGGATTATAATATACCAATCATCTTAAACGGTAGATTAGGAGCTGAAGTTACAAGAGCTTTTTCTTATCCAAACATTACGTACTATGAAATAAGTGAGTATGGTGCTGGAATATGA
- the purM gene encoding phosphoribosylformylglycinamidine cyclo-ligase, translating into MVSEYKKAGIDLNKLKDYHNLASNIFSNSGVLKIGHYAGAIKIGDKYLAIHVDGVGTKTILALKTGIIEPTGIDCIAMNVNDLVCVGAKPLAGVDYLALEKPMDDVVEKVMKGLKFGADEAQIEIVGGETAIMPGVITGYDLSCSVIGIAEKLKTGEDVEPGDVVLGLKSNGVHSNGYSLIRKLIDEGKLSLKDWGEELMKPTRIYSSSVIPILDKIKALAHITGGSFSKLKRITNYRINLKMPDPPEIFKAIENSGVPHFEMYKVFNMGIGMIIFVSKDLKDDIIEFLSKKETVYELGYVEKGEGIKITTYKNEILYI; encoded by the coding sequence ATGGTGAGTGAGTATAAAAAGGCTGGAATTGATTTAAATAAACTAAAGGATTATCATAATCTTGCTTCAAACATTTTTTCTAACTCTGGTGTTTTAAAAATTGGACATTATGCTGGGGCAATAAAAATTGGCGACAAGTATTTAGCCATACATGTTGATGGAGTAGGCACAAAGACTATTTTAGCGTTAAAAACGGGAATAATTGAACCTACTGGGATTGATTGTATTGCTATGAACGTTAATGATCTAGTTTGTGTTGGTGCAAAACCATTAGCTGGTGTTGATTATTTAGCATTAGAAAAGCCAATGGATGATGTAGTAGAAAAAGTGATGAAGGGTCTAAAGTTTGGAGCCGATGAAGCTCAAATAGAGATAGTTGGTGGTGAAACTGCCATAATGCCTGGAGTAATAACTGGATATGATCTTTCTTGCTCAGTTATAGGCATAGCTGAAAAATTGAAAACTGGTGAAGATGTGGAGCCTGGGGATGTTGTTTTAGGATTGAAAAGCAATGGCGTTCACTCTAACGGATATTCTCTAATACGGAAATTGATAGATGAAGGGAAGCTTTCGCTTAAAGATTGGGGAGAAGAACTAATGAAACCTACTAGAATATATTCGTCTTCTGTAATACCGATCTTAGATAAAATAAAAGCTTTAGCTCATATTACTGGTGGTTCATTTTCTAAGCTAAAAAGAATAACAAACTATAGGATTAATCTAAAAATGCCAGATCCACCCGAAATTTTTAAAGCAATTGAGAATTCTGGTGTACCTCATTTTGAAATGTATAAAGTTTTCAATATGGGTATAGGCATGATTATATTTGTTTCAAAGGATCTTAAAGATGATATAATTGAATTTTTGAGTAAAAAAGAGACTGTGTATGAACTAGGTTATGTGGAAAAAGGCGAAGGGATTAAAATAACGACGTATAAGAACGAAATTCTCTATATATAG
- the argH gene encoding argininosuccinate lyase, which translates to MVLYRKWGSEKDYVSTYTSSIESDKEILEEVKLVMKAHVIELYLSGYLNKEIAGKIISAINSFHEIKEGYEDVHEALEDYIIKTVGEEGGWVGFGRSRNDHVATALRLRVRKYLIDILYSLLDLRKTCIEKSKVSKEILFPTYTHFQPAQPSTLAHYLLYIEDELYSIWNYLFSSLLMVNRSPLGSGAIVGTNAKLDRKREAELLGFDDIIYNTISATSSRLDLIQSISNLSLLMLFLSRISEDLILLSSMFINLVKIPDSHVSTSSLMPQKRNAVTLEVLRSKAGECFGDLSSLYVIYKGLPSGYNLDLQEMNKHYWNCIKMVIPSLEVINSIINGIEVQEFKVDEKITATDVAEDLAITGIPYRKAYMEVANKIRAGTFISEISPKISIYKKAVIGSPNPELLAEEIKNKENRLIEDENKLKSYEEKILGKLNELKVIEDDIL; encoded by the coding sequence GTGGTTCTTTACAGAAAATGGGGTTCAGAAAAAGATTACGTTTCAACTTATACTTCTTCTATTGAAAGTGACAAGGAAATACTAGAGGAAGTAAAACTTGTCATGAAAGCTCATGTTATTGAATTGTATCTTTCTGGTTATTTAAATAAAGAAATAGCAGGAAAAATAATTAGTGCAATTAATTCTTTTCATGAAATTAAAGAGGGATATGAGGATGTTCATGAAGCTTTAGAAGATTATATCATAAAAACTGTTGGAGAAGAAGGAGGGTGGGTAGGATTTGGAAGAAGTAGAAATGATCACGTTGCTACGGCATTAAGACTTAGAGTGAGAAAGTATTTGATTGATATTCTTTATAGTTTATTAGATTTAAGAAAAACTTGCATTGAAAAAAGCAAAGTAAGTAAGGAAATTCTTTTCCCAACTTATACTCATTTTCAGCCAGCACAACCTTCAACTTTAGCTCATTACTTACTTTATATAGAGGATGAATTGTATTCTATTTGGAATTATCTTTTCTCTTCTCTTTTAATGGTAAATAGATCTCCCTTAGGTAGTGGTGCTATTGTAGGTACAAATGCAAAGTTAGATAGAAAAAGAGAAGCAGAATTGCTAGGTTTTGATGACATTATATATAATACTATTTCTGCGACTTCCTCTAGACTTGATTTAATTCAATCGATTTCTAATTTATCCTTACTTATGCTGTTTTTAAGTAGAATTTCTGAAGATTTAATTTTACTCTCCTCCATGTTCATTAATTTAGTAAAAATTCCAGATTCACATGTTAGTACCAGTAGTTTAATGCCACAAAAGAGAAATGCCGTAACTTTAGAGGTTTTAAGAAGTAAGGCTGGGGAATGCTTTGGAGATCTATCTTCCCTTTACGTTATTTACAAAGGTTTACCGTCTGGTTATAATTTAGATTTACAAGAAATGAATAAGCATTATTGGAATTGCATAAAAATGGTAATTCCTTCACTAGAAGTAATAAATTCAATAATAAATGGTATTGAAGTCCAAGAGTTTAAAGTTGATGAAAAAATAACTGCTACAGATGTTGCTGAAGACTTGGCTATTACTGGAATACCGTACAGAAAAGCTTATATGGAAGTGGCTAACAAGATTAGAGCGGGCACTTTTATATCTGAAATTTCACCAAAAATTTCTATATATAAAAAAGCAGTTATAGGCTCACCTAATCCAGAATTATTAGCAGAAGAAATTAAAAATAAAGAAAACAGGCTAATAGAGGATGAGAATAAGCTTAAAAGTTATGAAGAAAAAATCTTGGGAAAATTAAATGAACTTAAGGTGATAGAAGATGATATATTGTAA